From Nitrospira sp., one genomic window encodes:
- a CDS encoding aminotransferase class I/II-fold pyridoxal phosphate-dependent enzyme gives LKQIGLEVDAPPAAFYVWVKVPKGYKSATFTAHLLDKAGIVTTPGNGFGAPGEGYIRMTVCTTKERLAEAVERIKKVGW, from the coding sequence GGCTCAAACAAATCGGGCTGGAGGTGGATGCCCCGCCTGCCGCATTTTATGTGTGGGTGAAGGTGCCCAAGGGCTACAAGTCGGCTACGTTCACGGCGCATCTATTGGACAAGGCCGGGATTGTAACGACGCCAGGGAACGGGTTCGGGGCCCCGGGGGAGGGGTATATCCGAATGACGGTGTGCACGACGAAGGAGAGGTTGGCAGAGGCCGT